One window from the genome of Schistocerca piceifrons isolate TAMUIC-IGC-003096 chromosome 8, iqSchPice1.1, whole genome shotgun sequence encodes:
- the LOC124711615 gene encoding uncharacterized protein LOC124711615, with protein MLGKKRAAQAAAQWLLLLLLMLGASAARGRKEDRPTDEEVANLRRNMTDNSLLLFPGGDLPPLLCEMTKDSSERLSHPADFYALARVGFIMYCNFLADEADTSRLVRVNEIKLDKVFGWSDDDGHFGNYQPKRDLNSAACTLDSQMPAGFFDFLALRPHQQDTLRCYGNPAGETALLWFRGFPTVLCTMDAELELRGAYAFTLPGIAGEPFRCAFAPYTAVPMAEELASQERLHRSLTERYVPRGATKFPRYNCTEGGGAEGDGAGEGDPSGAAASGSPHFRAQSPSGVLYKCTFLL; from the coding sequence ATGCTGGGAAAGAAGCGAGCGGCACAGGCGGCGGCAcagtggctgctgctgctgttgctgatgcTGGGGGCGTCGGCGGCGCGCGGTAGGAAGGAAGACCGGCCCACCGACGAGGAGGTGGCCAACCTGCGCAGGAACATGACGGACAACAGCCTGCTGCTGTTCCCGGGAGGCGACCTGCCGCCTCTGCTCTGCGAGATGACCAAGGACAGCAGCGAGCGCCTCAGCCACCCGGCCGACTTCTACGCGCTCGCCAGGGTCGGCTTCATCATGTACTGCAACTTCCTGGCCGACGAGGCGGACACCTCGCGCCTGGTGCGCGTCAACGAGATCAAGCTGGACAAGGTGTTCGGCTGGAGCGACGACGACGGCCACTTCGGCAACTACCAGCCGAAGCGCGACCTCAACTCGGCGGCGTGCACGCTCGACTCGCAGATGCCGGCCGGCTTCTTCGACTTCCTGGCGCTGCGGCCGCACCAACAGGACACGCTGCGCTGCTACGGCAACCCGGCGGGCGAGACGGCGCTGCTGTGGTTCCGCGGCTTCCCCACCGTGCTCTGCACCATGGACGCCGAGCTGGAGCTGCGCGGCGCCTACGCCTTCACGCTGCCCGGCATCGCGGGCGAGCCGTTCCGGTGCGCGTTCGCGCCCTACACGGCGGTGCCCATGGCCGAGGAGCTGGCGTCGCAGGAGCGGCTGCACCGCTCGCTGACCGAGCGCTACGTGCCGCGGGGGGCCACCAAGTTCCCGCGCTACAACTGCACCGAGGGCGGCGGCGCCGAAGGCGACGGCGCCGGCGAGGGCGACCCCAGCGGAGCGGCCGCGTCCGGCAGCCCGCACTTCCGGGCGCAGTCTCCCTCGGGAGTCCTCTACAAGTGCACTTTCCTCCTCTAA